A single Elephas maximus indicus isolate mEleMax1 chromosome 2, mEleMax1 primary haplotype, whole genome shotgun sequence DNA region contains:
- the LOC126062371 gene encoding centrosomal protein of 72 kDa-like isoform X4 has product MCSIPGSSFLVMHVASPPGRTSALETALLEALLDLVDRHWGGCRSLHGNEAFLAQARHILSSVQALPLAQDKAVLESEEISYLALENESLRGQLAEQQQQHSTKMSEARLELEAVRSETDDLKQCLDKSLEENSSLKSLLFSMKKEAKSADTAATLNVQLAGKFSVHWASPVKCKQPHPWTGAGRVMAAGRSSGALVRAGCPVTVRWRGCAQQYLTRVGHQRCHDEGGLSCHSTVARMYSAVPDESGSSAVPW; this is encoded by the exons CACGTGGCGTCCCCGCCTGGGAGGACTTCAGCCCTGGAGACAGCACTCCTAGAAGCCCTCCTGGACCTGGTGGACAGGCATTGGGGCGGCTGCAGGTCCCTGCATGGCAATGAAGCATTCCTGG CTCAGGCAAgacacattttgtcatctgttcaAGCACTCCCGTTGGCTCAGGACAAGGCAGTGCTCGAGAGTGAGGAGATCAGCTACCTGGCCCTGGAGAATGAGTCTCTGCGTGGCCAGCTGgctgagcagcagcagcagcacagcACCAAGATGAGTGAGGCCCGGCTGGAGCTGGAGGCTGTGCGGAGCGAGACG gATGACTTGAAGCAATGCTTAGACAAGTCTCTGGAGGAGAACAGCAGCTTGAAATCTCTTCTGTTCAGTatgaaaaaagaagcaaaaagcgCAGACACTGCTGCAACGTTGAACGTGCAGCTTGCTGGTAAGTTTTCTGTCCACTGGGCATCGCCAGTGAAGTGCAAGCAACCACACCCATGGACTGGTGCTGGTCGTGTGATGGCAGCAGGCAGGAGCAGCGGTGCCTTGGTGAGGGCGGGCTGTCCTGTCACAGTACGGTGGCGAGGATGTGCTCAGCAGTACCTGACGAGAGTGGGTCATCAGCGGTGCCATGACGAGGGCGGGCTGTCCTGTCACAGTACGGTGGCGAGGATGTACTCAGCAGTACCTGACGAGAGTGGGTCATCAGCGGTGCCCTGGTGA